Proteins encoded within one genomic window of Xiphophorus maculatus strain JP 163 A chromosome 11, X_maculatus-5.0-male, whole genome shotgun sequence:
- the ksr1 gene encoding kinase suppressor of Ras 1 isoform X5, whose translation MKYICKQLQCKRKVPDTERPEALDSYPRLRDWLRTVNLRPELIQAVETKLSLDTLLQMTGAQVRDAMRRLGSSSEECARLGAALSCLKSATESGGEMKEDSVSWLPEPTRRDSGSLLTADQLSFLGTPLRPHSPSPLARPSTIQSTPSTPSATFHHPRSGSVSAAPTPDGLGSYAHGDSPLTDLFPMPRPRTTRLHGHTSTPPVTPPSNRRQKLKPPCTPPPPSRKVLHLLPNITLTRSKSHESQLGNRIEDPPNNKCGKKSKLLLNMQVNGNGCEDSPSRYPVKPARTPGVTPAPNTAPYTLPGTPTLIEEHSIIKNNVVLHRSSPKAVRRDIGLAVTHRFSTKSWLSQTCQVCQKNMMFGVKCKHCRLKCHNKCTKEAPSCRISFLPIAKIRRTESVPSDINNPVDRPQEAPQFGTLPKAITKKDHPPVMNQLDSSSNPSSTTSSTPSSPAPFQQSNPPSATPPPNPSPKGHRDNRFNFPAAYYFQHRQQFIFPDVCSPTNVYSDVLQDTVSEVEQSADDTHNELVEDEDEEEGDENIEDEDPEAEEENEEDDRGDHGGEYEEDREEMMGNIGSDGECDELDDLPCSRGHQWKGPISRKPSQTSVYLQEWDIPFEQLDLGELIGKGRWGRVHKGRWHGEVAIRLLEIDGNNQDHLKLFKKEVMNYRQTRHENVVLFMGACMAPPHLAIITSFCKGRTLYSVVRDTKNNLDINKTRQIAQEIVKGMGYLHAKGIVHKDLKSKNVFHDTNKVVITDFGLFGISGVVQEGRRENKLRLPHGWICYLAPEIVRKMCPGNNEDRLPFSTAADVYAFGTIWYELQARDWPITNQPVEATIWQVGSGEGIKKVLGAISLGKEVTEILSACWAFDPRDRPTFTQLTDMLEKLPKLNRRLSHPGHFWKSAEL comes from the exons ATGAAATACATCTGTAAACAGCTGCAGTGTAAAAGGAAGGTCCCAGACACAGAGAGGCCTGAGGCCCTGGACAGCTACCCACGCTTACGAGACTGGCTGCGCACCGTCAACCTGCGACCAGAGCTCATCCAG GCGGTAGAGACAAAGTTGTCCTTGGACACATTACTGCAGATGACTGGAGCCCAGGTGAGAGATGCAATGAGAAGACTGGGGTCCAGTTCAGAAGAATGTGCTAGACTTGGTGCTGCCCTCTCCTGTCTAAAGAGTGCCACTGAATCAG gaGGCGAAATGAAAGAGGATAGTGTTTCCTGGCTGCCTGAGCCCACCAGGAGGGACAGTGGCTCTCTACTAACGGCAGACCAGCTGTCTTTCCTGGGAACTCCCCTCCGCCCCCACAGTCCATCGCCTCTAGCCCGCCCCTCCACCATCCAGTCCACGCCATCCACCCCCTCTGCTACCTTCCATCATCCccgttctggttctgtttcagcAGCACCCACACCAGATGGGCTGGGATCATACGCCCATGGCGACAGTCCCCTCACAGATCTGTTCCCCATGCCTCGGCCACGCACAACCCGCCTCCACGGGCACACCTCCACCCCGCCTGTAACCCCACCCTCAAATAGGCGGCAAAAACTGAAGCCCCCTTGCACTCCGCCGCCTCCGTCCCGCAAGGTTCTGCATCTGCTCCCCAACATCACTCTGACACGCAGCAAAAGCCACGAGTCCCAGCTGGGCAACCGCATCGAGGATCCCCCCAACAACAA GTGTGGTAAAAAGAGCAAATTATTGCTGAATATGCAAGTGAATGGGAATGGATGTGAGGACTCGCCTTCTCGGTATCCAGTCAAGCCCGCACGGACCCCTGGAGTGACGCCAGCTCCCAACACCGCACCTTACACCCTGCCAGGGACACCCACGCTAATTGAGGAGCACAGCATAATTAAAA ATAATGTAGTGTTGCACCGCAGCTCCCCAAAAGCAGTCAGGAGGGACATCGGTCTAGCCGTCACGCACAG GTTTTCAACCAAGTCCTGGTTATCTCAGACATGTCAAGTGTGTCAGAAGAACATGATGTTTGGTGTTAAATGCAAACACTGTCG ATTAAAGTGCCATAACAAATGCACAAAGGAGGCTCCATCCTGCAGAATCTCTTTTCTACCAA TTGCCAAAATTAGGAGGACCGAGTCAGTTCCTTCTGATATAAACAACCCTGTGGACCGACCACAGGAAGCTCCTCAGTTTGGTACATTACCAAAGGCCATTACAAAAAAG GATCATCCTCCTGTCATGAACCAGCTGGACTCGAGCAGCAACCCATCCTCCACCACTTCATCCACTCCTTCCTCCCCTGCTCCCTTCCAGCAGAGCAATCCTCCGAGTGCCACGCCACCACCTAACCCTTCGCCCAAAGGACACAGAGACAACCGATTTAACTTTCCAG CTGCGTATTATTTTCAGCATAGGCAGCAGTTTATCTTCCCCG ATGTTTGCAGTCCTACAAATGTGTACTCTGATGTCCTCCAAGACACAGT cagtgAGGTAGAACAGTCAGCAGATGACACACACAATGAGCTGGTtgaggatgaagatgaagag GAAGGGGATGAGAACATTGAGGATGAAGATCCTGAAGCGGAGGAGGAGAATGAAGAGGACGACAGAGGTGACCACGGAGGGGAATACGAGGAGGACAGGGAGGAAATGATGGGGAACATCGGCTCAGACGGTGAGTGCGACGAGCTGGATGATCTGCCATGCTCTCGTGGACACCAATGGAAGGGCCCCATATCCCGCAAGCCCAGCCAGACGAGTGTGTACCTGCAGGAGTGGGACATTCCTTTTGAGCAGCTGGATCTCGGAGAGCTCATCGGAAAG GGTCGCTGGGGTCGAGTGCACAAGGGTCGGTGGCACGGCGAGGTCGCTATCAGACTTCTTGAGATTGATGGAAACAATCAGGATCATCTGAAACTCTTTAAGAAGGAGGTGATGAACTACAGACAGACCAGACACGAGAATGTAGTCCTCTTCATGGGGGCTTGCATGGCTCCACCCCACTTAGCCATCATCACCAG tTTTTGTAAAGGAAGGACGCTGTACTCAGTTGTTCGGGACACCAAAAATAATTTGGATATCAATAAAACAAGGCAAATCGCTCAGGAGATTGTAaag GGAATGGGCTATCTTCACGCCAAAGGCATCGTTCACAAAGACCTGAAGTCCAAGAATGTTTTCCACGACACCAACAAAGTCGTGATCACGGATTTTGGCTTGTTTGGGATTTCTGGAGTCGTCCAGGAGGGGAG GCGTGAGAATAAACTCAGACTTCCGCACGGTTGGATTTGTTACCTCGCGCCGGAGATTGTGCGTAAAATGTGCCCAGGCAACAATGAGGATCGCCTTCCCTTTTCAACAGCAGCGGACGTGTATGCCTTTGG AACAATTTGGTATGAGCTTCAAGCTAGAGACTGGCCAATCACTAACCAGCCTGTTGAAGCCACCATCTGGCAGGTGGGGAGTGGCGAGGGCATAAAGAAGGTTTTGGGGGCGATCAGCCTGGGCAAGGAGGTCACA GAGATCCTCTCTGCCTGCTGGGCGTTTGACCCGAGAGACAGGCCGACCTTCACTCAGCTGACTGACATGCTGGAGAAGCTGCCCAAACTCAACCGCAGGCTGTCGCACCCAGGACACTTCTGGAAGTCTGCAGA GTTGTAG